In Salana multivorans, a single genomic region encodes these proteins:
- a CDS encoding NAD(+) synthase → MSPSPEAVTPATDPRDFRNAYRHGFARVVAATVPVRIADPATNAATIATEVARLTAPGAPAEGAAAILFPELCLTGYAIDDLVLADTVLAATRTAIATLAAATADTGALVVVGAPLRHGTRLYNCAVVLHRGTVLGVVPKSALPTYREFYERRWYAPGDDQRGGTIWLVTGEGADATHTPVPFGPDLLFDAVDVPGLTVNVEICEDMWVPVPPSSEAALAGATVLLNLSGSPITIARAEDRHLLVRAQSARCLAAYAYAAAGTGESSNDLSWDGQTMIYETGTLLAETERFPATAQASVADVHVARLVADRLRQGSFDDNRRTHAERVAQFRTIPFVLDPPRHDIGLRRALDRFPFVPDDPARLAQDCYEAFNIQVSALEQRMKQIGLPKLVIGVSGGLDSTHALLVAAQAVDRLGLPREHILAFTMPGFATSDHTKNNARALSEAIGVTFEELDIKPAAREMLHRIGHPFADGEPVYDVTFENVQAGLRTDYLFRLANQRGGIVVGTGDLSELALGWCTYGVGDQMSHYGVNAGVPKTLIQHIIRWTTSTDQFDDATAAVLQSVLDTEISPELVPAGQDGAVQSTESTIGPYALHDFALFHTLRYGTPPSTIAYLAEQAWRDPDAGEWPPGFPQGKRPSYDLAQVTRWLEVFLRRFFGFAQFKRSAIPNGPKVSPGGSLSPRGDWRAPSDGNADAWLAELHAAVDPTLTTPDADPA, encoded by the coding sequence ATGAGTCCCAGCCCCGAGGCCGTCACCCCCGCCACGGACCCCCGCGACTTCCGCAACGCCTACCGGCACGGCTTCGCGCGCGTCGTCGCGGCGACCGTCCCCGTCCGGATCGCCGACCCCGCGACCAACGCCGCAACGATCGCCACCGAGGTCGCCCGTCTCACGGCGCCCGGCGCGCCGGCCGAGGGCGCCGCCGCGATCCTGTTCCCGGAGCTGTGCCTCACCGGGTACGCGATCGACGACCTCGTCCTGGCCGACACCGTCCTGGCGGCCACCCGCACGGCCATCGCCACGCTCGCCGCGGCGACCGCCGACACCGGCGCCCTCGTCGTCGTTGGCGCCCCCCTGCGCCACGGCACCCGCCTGTACAACTGCGCCGTCGTGCTGCACCGGGGCACTGTCCTCGGCGTCGTGCCGAAGTCGGCCCTGCCGACCTACCGCGAGTTCTACGAGCGACGCTGGTACGCACCCGGCGACGACCAGCGCGGCGGCACGATCTGGCTGGTCACCGGCGAGGGAGCCGACGCCACCCACACGCCGGTCCCGTTCGGTCCCGACCTCCTGTTCGACGCCGTCGACGTGCCCGGCCTCACGGTCAACGTCGAGATCTGCGAGGACATGTGGGTGCCGGTCCCGCCGAGCAGCGAGGCGGCCCTCGCGGGCGCGACCGTCCTGCTCAACCTGTCCGGCTCCCCCATCACGATCGCGCGCGCCGAGGACCGTCACCTCCTCGTCCGCGCGCAGTCGGCGCGCTGCCTGGCCGCCTACGCCTACGCCGCCGCCGGCACGGGCGAGTCGAGCAACGACCTGTCCTGGGACGGGCAGACGATGATCTACGAGACCGGGACGCTCCTGGCCGAGACCGAGCGGTTCCCCGCGACGGCCCAGGCGAGCGTCGCCGACGTCCACGTCGCCCGGCTCGTCGCCGACCGGCTGCGTCAGGGCTCGTTCGACGACAACCGCCGCACGCACGCCGAGCGGGTCGCGCAGTTCCGCACGATCCCGTTCGTCCTGGACCCCCCGCGGCACGACATCGGGCTGCGTCGCGCGCTCGACCGCTTCCCGTTCGTGCCCGACGACCCGGCCCGCCTCGCGCAGGACTGCTACGAGGCGTTCAACATCCAGGTCTCCGCGCTCGAGCAGCGGATGAAGCAGATCGGCCTGCCCAAGCTCGTCATCGGCGTCTCGGGCGGCCTCGACTCCACCCACGCGCTGCTCGTCGCGGCTCAGGCCGTCGACCGGCTCGGCCTGCCCCGCGAGCACATCCTCGCGTTCACGATGCCCGGCTTCGCCACGAGCGACCACACGAAGAACAACGCCCGCGCGCTGTCCGAGGCCATCGGCGTGACGTTCGAGGAGCTCGACATCAAGCCGGCCGCGCGCGAGATGCTGCACCGGATCGGCCACCCCTTCGCGGACGGCGAGCCGGTGTACGACGTCACCTTCGAGAACGTCCAGGCCGGCCTGCGGACCGACTACCTGTTCCGGCTGGCCAACCAGCGCGGCGGCATCGTCGTGGGGACCGGCGACCTCTCGGAGCTCGCGCTCGGCTGGTGCACCTACGGCGTCGGCGACCAGATGTCGCACTACGGCGTCAACGCCGGCGTCCCCAAGACGCTCATCCAGCACATCATCCGGTGGACGACGTCAACTGATCAGTTCGACGACGCCACCGCCGCCGTCCTGCAGTCCGTCCTCGACACGGAGATCTCCCCCGAGCTCGTGCCCGCCGGCCAGGACGGCGCGGTCCAGTCGACCGAGTCGACCATCGGCCCCTACGCGCTGCACGACTTCGCCCTCTTCCACACCCTGCGCTACGGGACACCGCCATCGACCATCGCCTACCTCGCCGAGCAGGCGTGGCGCGACCCCGACGCCGGCGAGTGGCCCCCCGGCTTCCCCCAGGGCAAGCGCCCCAGCTACGACCTCGCCCAGGTCACCCGCTGGCTCGAGGTCTTCCTGCGCCGGTTCTTCGGCTTCGCGCAGTTCAAGCGCTCCGCCATCCCCAACGGCCCCAAGGTCAGCCCCGGCGGCTCCCTCTCCCCCCGCGGTGACTGGCGCGCCCCCTCCGACGGCAACGCCGACGCCTGGCTCGCGGAGCTGCACGCCGCCGTCGACCCGACGCTCACCACCCCCGACGCGGACCCCGCCTAG
- a CDS encoding thymidine kinase, with product MAKLYFRYGAMNSGKSTALLQAAFNYEERGQHVLLAKPGIDTKGDTAILSRLGVSREVDFTIAPDVSVRTLFAEHVARVRESVGEPVACLLVDEAQFLSGEQVDDLLRIAILDGVPVLAYGIRTDFRTVAFPGSARLLEVAHSLEELKTICRCGRKALFNARLTGGRFVFDGDQVAIDAGDVTYESMCGACYLEQSGGRLG from the coding sequence GTGGCCAAGCTCTACTTCCGCTACGGCGCGATGAACTCCGGCAAGTCGACGGCGCTGCTGCAGGCCGCGTTCAACTACGAGGAGCGCGGCCAGCACGTGCTGCTCGCGAAGCCGGGGATCGACACCAAGGGCGACACCGCGATCCTGTCGCGCCTCGGGGTGTCCCGCGAGGTCGACTTCACGATCGCGCCGGACGTCTCGGTCCGGACGCTGTTCGCCGAGCACGTCGCGCGCGTGCGCGAGTCGGTCGGGGAGCCGGTCGCCTGCCTGCTGGTGGACGAGGCGCAGTTCCTCTCGGGCGAACAGGTCGACGACCTGCTCCGGATCGCGATCCTCGACGGGGTCCCGGTGCTGGCGTACGGGATCCGCACGGACTTCCGCACGGTCGCGTTCCCGGGCAGCGCCCGCCTGCTGGAGGTTGCGCACAGCCTCGAGGAGCTCAAGACGATCTGCCGCTGCGGTCGCAAGGCGCTGTTCAACGCGCGCCTCACCGGCGGGCGGTTCGTGTTCGACGGCGACCAGGTGGCGATCGACGCCGGCGACGTCACCTACGAGTCGATGTGCGGGGCGTGCTACCTGGAGCAGTCGGGCGGCCGGCTCGGCTGA
- a CDS encoding thrombospondin type 3 repeat-containing protein: MPVTARRRSARRLAGRGSAAAFVVFLACQGMPAAAAPTLDYGPSGTASMTVSGADDPGVATDFTVPGGVSTIGFHIDGASGGGAGGNFGGVATALAGTIDVEPGDVLRLVPSAPGANEADGGTGGAGYSPGGTGGSASGSAAGGGGGGGSSAIAIVHGDTGVEEILVVAAGGGAAGGCSYAWFCSGSAGGMGDRAGEHGGGGASDWGRGGEPGIGATGGAGGLGGAWGAEGTNGRDAEDGGAGGDGGGGWSYAGAGGGGGGGYAGGGGGGGGEFSTSHGGGGAGGSSFVNDATSRTVTAAYRYGNASEVDPDIAADLVTQFGTAADWTSINGWATGDISLFWDPSYTIDIATVVNDGVTPIWEGSNVCIDMTATNADDATKDVPGSSWAIYNEAGRLLNGFNVAPSGHGIVGTYCTSTLSAGTYAFRIEFVSGEENYSTTETWVSFVVLDPAADDDGDGLTNAEEDALGTDPLDPDTDGDGMGDGFEVDNGFDPLNPDEDGNGVLDGEDDADGDGLTNGEEEDHGTDPNNPDTDGDGMGDGYEVDNGFDPLDPDEDGNGVLDGDDDADGDGLTNGEEEEHGTDPLDPDTDGDGMGDGFEIDNGFDPLNPDEDGNGVPDGDDDADGDGLTNGEEEDHGTDPNNPDTDGDGLTDGDEIDHGTDPNNPDTDGDGLTDGDEIDHGTDPLDPDTDGDGMGDGFEVDNGFDPLNPDEDGNGVPDGEDDADGDGLTNGEEEDHGTDPNNPDTDGDGMGDGFEVDNGFDPLNPDEDGNGVLDGDDDADGDGLTNGEEEDHGTDPNNPDTDGDGMGDGFEVDNGFDPLNPDEDGNGVLDGDDDADGDGLTNGEEEDHGTDPNNPDTDGDGVSDGDEVKNGSDPLDAASQPGSSLAGLLASTGSALVAASVIAVLSLVLGGAIVLVRRSRRTFGL, from the coding sequence GTGCCGGTGACGGCGCGCCGCAGGAGTGCCAGGAGGCTCGCGGGGAGAGGATCGGCGGCCGCGTTCGTCGTCTTCCTCGCGTGCCAGGGGATGCCGGCCGCGGCGGCCCCGACCCTCGACTACGGCCCGAGCGGCACGGCGTCCATGACCGTCTCCGGTGCGGACGATCCCGGCGTCGCCACGGACTTCACCGTTCCGGGCGGCGTGTCCACGATCGGCTTCCACATCGACGGTGCCTCGGGCGGGGGCGCGGGCGGCAACTTCGGCGGCGTGGCGACGGCCCTCGCCGGGACCATCGACGTCGAGCCGGGCGACGTGCTCAGGCTCGTCCCGTCGGCGCCGGGCGCGAACGAGGCGGACGGAGGGACCGGCGGAGCGGGGTACTCCCCGGGCGGTACCGGCGGCTCGGCGAGCGGTTCCGCCGCCGGCGGAGGCGGGGGTGGTGGCTCGTCCGCGATCGCGATCGTTCACGGGGACACGGGCGTCGAGGAGATCCTCGTCGTCGCGGCGGGAGGCGGCGCCGCCGGAGGCTGCTCCTACGCCTGGTTCTGCAGCGGCAGCGCGGGTGGCATGGGCGACCGCGCCGGTGAGCACGGTGGTGGCGGAGCCTCGGACTGGGGTCGCGGTGGCGAGCCCGGCATCGGCGCCACGGGTGGCGCCGGCGGCCTCGGCGGTGCCTGGGGTGCGGAGGGGACGAACGGTCGCGACGCCGAGGACGGCGGCGCCGGCGGTGACGGTGGCGGCGGGTGGAGCTACGCGGGAGCCGGCGGTGGCGGCGGTGGCGGTTACGCGGGCGGTGGCGGTGGTGGCGGCGGCGAGTTCAGCACGAGCCACGGCGGCGGTGGCGCCGGCGGTTCGTCGTTCGTCAACGACGCGACGTCACGGACCGTCACGGCGGCCTACCGGTACGGCAACGCCAGCGAGGTGGATCCGGACATCGCCGCCGACCTGGTGACGCAGTTCGGGACCGCCGCCGACTGGACGAGCATCAACGGCTGGGCGACGGGCGACATCTCCCTGTTCTGGGACCCCTCGTACACGATCGACATCGCGACGGTCGTCAACGACGGCGTGACGCCGATCTGGGAGGGCAGCAACGTCTGCATCGACATGACCGCGACGAACGCCGACGACGCGACCAAGGACGTCCCCGGCAGCTCCTGGGCCATCTACAACGAGGCGGGGCGCCTGCTCAACGGGTTCAACGTGGCCCCGAGCGGTCACGGGATCGTCGGGACGTACTGCACCTCGACGCTGTCGGCCGGAACGTACGCGTTCCGGATCGAGTTCGTCTCGGGCGAGGAGAACTACAGCACGACCGAGACGTGGGTGAGCTTCGTCGTCCTCGATCCCGCGGCTGACGACGACGGCGACGGGCTGACCAACGCCGAGGAGGACGCTCTCGGGACCGACCCGCTCGACCCGGACACCGACGGTGACGGGATGGGTGACGGGTTCGAGGTCGACAACGGGTTCGACCCGCTCAACCCCGACGAGGATGGCAACGGCGTGCTGGATGGTGAGGACGACGCCGACGGCGATGGCCTGACCAACGGCGAGGAAGAGGACCACGGGACGGACCCGAACAACCCCGACACCGACGGTGACGGGATGGGTGACGGGTACGAGGTCGACAACGGGTTCGACCCGCTTGACCCCGATGAGGACGGCAACGGCGTGCTGGATGGTGACGACGACGCCGACGGCGACGGCCTGACCAACGGCGAGGAGGAAGAGCACGGCACCGACCCGCTCGATCCGGACACCGATGGTGACGGGATGGGTGACGGGTTCGAGATCGACAACGGGTTCGACCCGCTCAACCCGGACGAGGACGGCAACGGGGTCCCGGATGGTGACGACGACGCCGACGGCGACGGCCTCACCAACGGTGAGGAAGAGGACCACGGCACCGACCCGAACAACCCCGACACCGACGGCGACGGCCTCACCGACGGTGACGAGATCGACCACGGGACGGACCCGAACAACCCCGACACCGACGGCGACGGCCTCACCGACGGTGACGAGATCGACCACGGCACCGATCCGCTCGACCCGGACACCGACGGCGACGGGATGGGTGACGGGTTCGAGGTGGACAACGGGTTCGACCCGCTCAACCCGGACGAGGACGGCAACGGGGTCCCGGATGGTGAGGACGACGCCGACGGTGACGGCCTGACCAACGGCGAGGAAGAGGACCACGGGACGGACCCGAACAACCCGGACACCGACGGTGACGGGATGGGTGACGGGTTCGAGGTGGACAACGGGTTCGACCCGCTCAACCCGGATGAGGACGGCAACGGGGTCCTGGATGGTGACGACGACGCCGACGGCGACGGCCTCACCAATGGCGAGGAGGAGGACCACGGCACGGACCCGAACAACCCCGACACCGACGGTGACGGGATGGGTGACGGCTTCGAGGTGGACAACGGGTTCGACCCGCTCAACCCCGATGAGGACGGCAACGGCGTCCTGGACGGTGACGACGACGCCGACGGCGACGGCCTCACCAACGGCGAGGAAGAGGACCACGGCACCGACCCGAACAACCCCGACACCGACGGCGACGGCGTCTCCGACGGTGACGAGGTCAAGAACGGCTCTGATCCCCTGGACGCCGCGAGCCAGCCGGGCTCCTCGCTCGCTGGGCTCCTCGCCTCGACCGGTTCGGCGCTCGTCGCGGCCTCGGTGATCGCGGTGCTGTCGCTCGTGCTCGGCGGAGCGATCGTGCTGGTGCGTCGTAGCCGGAGGACGTTCGGACTCTGA
- a CDS encoding SHOCT domain-containing protein, giving the protein MELWHFILLIFEFFLLLAWFYILWIIISDLFSDRAVSGWAKALWIVFVIFFPFLGSLVYLIARGGGMAERRAAQVQAAQSQFNDYIRQQAGTGSASELLDAKKLLDDGTITQAEFDRIKARVVG; this is encoded by the coding sequence GTGGAGCTGTGGCACTTCATCCTGCTCATCTTCGAGTTCTTCCTCCTGCTCGCCTGGTTCTACATCCTGTGGATCATCATCAGCGACCTCTTCTCCGACCGGGCCGTCAGCGGCTGGGCCAAGGCGCTGTGGATCGTCTTCGTCATCTTCTTCCCGTTCCTCGGCAGCCTCGTCTACCTCATCGCCCGCGGCGGCGGCATGGCCGAGCGGCGCGCGGCGCAGGTCCAGGCGGCGCAGAGCCAGTTCAACGACTACATCCGCCAGCAGGCGGGCACCGGCTCCGCGAGCGAGCTGCTCGACGCCAAGAAGCTGCTCGACGACGGCACGATCACCCAGGCCGAGTTCGACCGGATCAAGGCCCGCGTCGTCGGCTGA